In Paraburkholderia sprentiae WSM5005, a genomic segment contains:
- a CDS encoding DUF2252 domain-containing protein has protein sequence MSDITNIIASFNAGRDPERLAMKYKAMRGSPFVFLRGTCHLFYERLPRAKVLDDAPHVWICGDMHFENFGSYKGDNRLVYFDNNDFDEACLAPASYELVRLLTSVLVGAADLKLSRAEALALCHTALDAYSAALADGKSRWIEAETATGMVRDLFVALASRTRAAHLDRRTVLKGKTRMLKVDGKKALPVSDERRAAVEQFMQRFALTEPNPEFYRTLDVARRIAGTGSLGVDRYVILVEGKGSPDGNYLIDLKEALPSSVSAHVKVTQPKWQTEAQRVVEVQRRNQAVSQAFLHAVEFNQRSYVLRSLQPSEDRVALADWGGKLPRLEEVINNMAQLSAWAQLRSGGRQKSAIADDLIAFGSRRDWQMPLIELAAQCAAQVAADWKAYREAYDRGAFEASGTGK, from the coding sequence ATGTCCGATATCACAAACATCATCGCCAGTTTCAACGCCGGGCGCGACCCCGAACGGCTCGCGATGAAATACAAAGCCATGCGCGGTTCGCCGTTCGTGTTTCTGCGCGGCACCTGTCATCTGTTCTACGAGCGTCTGCCGCGCGCGAAGGTGCTCGACGATGCGCCGCACGTGTGGATCTGCGGCGATATGCACTTCGAAAACTTCGGCAGCTACAAGGGCGACAATCGCCTCGTCTACTTCGACAACAACGACTTCGACGAAGCCTGTCTTGCGCCGGCTTCCTACGAGCTCGTGCGTCTGTTGACGAGCGTGCTGGTTGGCGCGGCCGATCTCAAGCTGAGCCGCGCCGAGGCGCTCGCGCTTTGCCATACCGCGCTCGATGCCTACAGCGCCGCGCTCGCGGACGGCAAGTCGCGCTGGATCGAAGCGGAGACCGCGACCGGCATGGTGCGCGATCTGTTCGTCGCGCTCGCCAGCCGCACGCGCGCCGCGCATCTGGACCGCCGCACTGTGCTCAAGGGCAAGACGCGCATGCTGAAGGTCGACGGCAAGAAAGCGCTACCCGTCAGCGACGAACGGCGCGCGGCGGTCGAGCAGTTCATGCAGCGATTCGCGCTGACGGAGCCGAACCCCGAGTTCTACCGCACGCTCGATGTCGCGCGGCGCATCGCGGGGACTGGCAGCCTGGGTGTCGATCGTTATGTGATTCTGGTCGAGGGCAAAGGCTCGCCGGATGGCAATTACCTGATCGATCTGAAAGAGGCGCTGCCGTCGTCGGTGAGTGCGCACGTGAAGGTAACGCAGCCGAAGTGGCAGACCGAGGCGCAGCGGGTCGTCGAAGTGCAGCGGCGCAATCAGGCGGTCTCGCAGGCGTTTTTGCACGCGGTCGAATTCAACCAGCGCTCCTATGTGCTGCGGAGTTTGCAGCCGTCGGAAGATCGTGTCGCGCTTGCCGACTGGGGCGGCAAGCTGCCGCGGCTCGAGGAAGTGATCAACAACATGGCCCAGTTGAGCGCGTGGGCGCAACTGCGCAGCGGAGGACGGCAGAAGTCGGCGATTGCGGATGATCTGATCGCGTTTGGCAGTCGGCGCGATTGGCAAATGCCGTTGATCGAGCTTGCGGCGCAGTGCGCGGCGCAGGTCGCGGCGGATTGGAAGGCTTATCGCGAAGCTTATGATCGAGGGGCTTTTGAGGCGAGCGGCACGGGCAAGTGA
- a CDS encoding DUF1479 domain-containing protein has product MALQIDDLPAAIRRAKRELREMLPSYREVFADVEAAMTKEAERIATLRERDEPVIPEIQFADIVANRITDEQIASVKARGACVIRNVFDRSRVEQWDQDIAEYVERNNLDAKLLNRAEDKYFGQLASSKPQIYGVYWSKPQVLARQSTELTQARVFLNRLWRTESEGGVHFDPNHVPVYADRLRRRPPGSESLGLSAHCDGGSVERWIESNFRKVYRHVFSGRWRDYDPFDAAWRTEVEEIASPAVCSMFRTFQGWTALTPQGPGDGTLQLVPMANSMVYILMRALQDDVAEDDLCGAMPGRALSIKAEYHAPLFHALSSIPLMQAGDTVFWHSDVIHAVEDAHRGNGYSNVMYIASLPACAKNDAYLKRQLSSFLDGNSPPDFPADHFEVDFVGRATADDLTELGRSQMGFGL; this is encoded by the coding sequence ATGGCCTTGCAAATCGACGACCTGCCGGCAGCCATCCGTCGCGCGAAGCGCGAACTCCGCGAGATGCTGCCGAGCTACCGTGAAGTGTTCGCCGACGTCGAAGCGGCGATGACGAAAGAGGCGGAGCGAATCGCCACGCTGCGTGAGCGCGACGAGCCGGTCATTCCGGAAATCCAGTTCGCCGACATCGTGGCGAACCGCATCACCGACGAGCAGATCGCGTCCGTCAAGGCACGCGGCGCCTGTGTGATCCGCAACGTGTTCGACCGGTCTCGCGTCGAGCAATGGGATCAGGACATCGCCGAATACGTCGAGCGCAACAACCTCGACGCAAAGCTGCTGAATCGCGCGGAAGACAAGTACTTCGGTCAGCTCGCCTCGAGCAAGCCGCAAATCTACGGTGTGTACTGGTCGAAACCGCAGGTGCTCGCGCGGCAGTCGACCGAGCTCACGCAGGCCCGCGTGTTTCTGAACCGGCTGTGGCGCACCGAAAGCGAAGGGGGCGTGCATTTCGATCCGAACCATGTGCCGGTGTATGCCGACCGCCTGCGTCGTCGGCCGCCCGGGTCGGAATCGCTCGGCTTGTCGGCGCATTGCGACGGTGGTTCGGTGGAGCGCTGGATCGAGTCGAATTTCCGCAAGGTGTATCGCCACGTGTTCTCGGGCCGCTGGCGCGACTACGATCCGTTCGATGCCGCATGGCGAACCGAGGTCGAGGAGATCGCTTCGCCGGCCGTCTGCTCGATGTTCCGCACGTTTCAAGGCTGGACCGCGCTGACGCCGCAGGGTCCCGGCGACGGCACGCTGCAATTGGTGCCAATGGCGAACTCGATGGTCTACATCCTGATGCGCGCGCTTCAGGATGATGTTGCCGAAGACGATCTGTGCGGAGCGATGCCCGGTCGCGCGCTGTCGATCAAGGCCGAATATCATGCGCCGCTGTTTCATGCGCTGTCGTCGATTCCGCTGATGCAGGCGGGCGACACCGTGTTCTGGCACAGCGACGTCATTCACGCGGTCGAGGACGCGCATCGCGGCAACGGCTATAGCAACGTGATGTATATCGCTTCGCTGCCGGCCTGCGCGAAGAACGATGCGTATCTGAAGCGGCAGCTGTCGAGCTTTCTCGATGGCAACAGCCCGCCGGATTTTCCGGCCGATCACTTCGAAGTCGATTTCGTCGGGCGCGCGACGGCAGACGATCTCACTGAGCTTGGCCGTTCTCAAATGGGCTTCGGTTTGTGA
- a CDS encoding nuclear transport factor 2 family protein, whose product MNEEALREALNAHWRASADGDLDAEHAIYDDDAICDYPQSGERIRGRINLQALRAHHPGKPSGFDVRRIQGDGNLWITEYTINYQGRIAYTVSMMEFRGGKVVHETQYFADPFEAPGWRSQWVERIE is encoded by the coding sequence ATGAACGAAGAAGCCCTGCGTGAAGCCTTGAACGCACACTGGCGAGCGTCGGCGGACGGCGATCTCGACGCCGAGCACGCTATCTACGATGACGATGCGATCTGCGACTACCCCCAATCAGGCGAGCGAATTCGCGGCCGAATCAATTTGCAGGCACTGCGCGCTCATCATCCCGGCAAGCCATCGGGTTTCGACGTCAGGCGAATTCAAGGCGACGGCAATCTCTGGATAACCGAGTACACCATCAACTATCAGGGGCGTATCGCGTACACGGTCAGCATGATGGAGTTCCGCGGAGGCAAGGTCGTCCACGAGACCCAGTATTTTGCGGATCCGTTCGAGGCACCGGGTTGGCGCAGTCAATGGGTTGAGCGGATCGAATGA
- the rpsU gene encoding 30S ribosomal protein S21 yields MTTITPKVDEPLEVALRRFRRAIEHTGLIKELRARMSYEKPTAERKRKKAVAVARQRQRIRRSKPPRKLY; encoded by the coding sequence TTGACTACGATAACTCCGAAGGTAGATGAACCGCTTGAGGTCGCGCTGCGCCGCTTCCGTAGAGCCATAGAGCACACCGGTTTGATCAAGGAACTGCGAGCTCGGATGTCTTATGAGAAGCCGACGGCCGAACGCAAGCGTAAGAAGGCAGTGGCTGTCGCCCGTCAACGACAACGCATTCGGCGGTCGAAACCGCCAAGGAAACTGTACTGA
- a CDS encoding cold-shock protein, which produces MDTGTVKWFNDSKGFGFITPDNGGDDLFAHFSEISGDGFKSLAENQKVSFETKRGPKGLQAANIKPL; this is translated from the coding sequence ATGGATACCGGTACTGTAAAGTGGTTCAACGACAGCAAGGGCTTCGGCTTCATTACCCCCGACAATGGCGGCGATGACCTCTTTGCTCACTTCTCCGAGATTTCGGGCGACGGTTTCAAGAGCCTCGCTGAAAACCAGAAGGTAAGCTTCGAAACGAAGCGTGGCCCCAAGGGTCTTCAAGCCGCCAATATCAAGCCGTTATAA
- the ftrA gene encoding transcriptional regulator FtrA, with translation MHNHLVVALAYDRLCTFEFGCVTELFALERPELGVPWYRFAVCAGEPGPIRAAGGITLAAPYTLKLLASADTIVIPGWRDADEVPPAALLRKLRAAYERGARLCSICSGVFVLAAAGVLDGKTVTTHWRYADKLQQRYAHLRVQPDALYVDEGQVITSAGSAAGLDMLLHLVRRDHGSAVANRVAQRLVVPPHREGGQAQFVPRPMPHDEGGRVAKLMDWLRSHAAEPHTLRSLAGRAAMSPRTLQRQFRDATGMAPYEWLVRERVAIARELLEAATPLPMARVAQLAGFGSEESLRRHFRRLTSTSPGMYRRRFGGQGC, from the coding sequence ATGCACAATCATCTCGTCGTCGCGCTGGCCTACGACCGGCTCTGCACCTTCGAATTCGGCTGCGTGACCGAACTGTTCGCGCTCGAGCGGCCCGAACTCGGCGTGCCTTGGTATCGCTTCGCGGTCTGCGCGGGCGAGCCCGGTCCGATCCGCGCGGCGGGCGGCATTACGCTGGCCGCGCCGTACACGCTGAAGCTGCTCGCGAGCGCCGACACGATCGTGATTCCGGGTTGGCGCGATGCCGACGAAGTGCCGCCGGCCGCGCTGCTGCGCAAGCTTCGCGCGGCCTACGAGCGCGGCGCGCGGCTCTGTTCGATCTGCTCGGGCGTGTTCGTGCTGGCGGCGGCCGGCGTGCTCGACGGCAAGACCGTGACCACCCACTGGCGCTACGCCGACAAGTTGCAGCAGCGCTATGCGCACCTGCGCGTGCAACCCGATGCGCTGTATGTCGATGAAGGTCAGGTGATCACGTCGGCGGGATCGGCGGCCGGGCTCGACATGCTGCTGCATCTGGTGCGGCGCGATCATGGCAGCGCCGTCGCGAATCGGGTCGCGCAACGGCTCGTGGTGCCGCCGCATCGCGAGGGCGGCCAGGCGCAGTTCGTGCCGCGCCCGATGCCGCACGACGAAGGCGGGCGTGTCGCGAAGCTAATGGACTGGCTGCGCAGCCATGCGGCCGAGCCGCATACGCTGCGCTCGCTCGCCGGGCGCGCGGCGATGAGCCCGCGCACGCTGCAACGGCAGTTCCGCGACGCAACCGGCATGGCGCCTTATGAATGGCTCGTCAGGGAACGCGTCGCCATCGCGCGTGAGTTGCTCGAAGCCGCGACGCCGCTGCCGATGGCGCGTGTCGCCCAGCTGGCGGGGTTCGGGTCCGAGGAATCGCTGCGGCGGCATTTTCGCCGGCTCACGTCGACGAGTCCGGGCATGTACCGGCGCAGGTTCGGTGGGCAAGGGTGCTAG
- a CDS encoding rhodanese-like domain-containing protein: protein MTYDKHTAAPNAVTTIPAADSAAALAHFHASLRFETDCADVHAALASGAPGFVLLDVRSPALFTQGHLPGALNLPHGKIVASKLAAYALDTLFVTYCAGPHCNGAARGALRLAQLGRSVKLMAGGITGWLDEGFALSRHDADSASDPRSDA from the coding sequence ATGACTTACGACAAACACACCGCCGCCCCGAACGCCGTCACCACGATCCCCGCCGCCGACAGCGCCGCGGCGCTCGCGCACTTTCACGCGTCGCTGCGCTTCGAAACCGATTGCGCCGACGTCCACGCCGCGCTAGCGAGCGGCGCGCCCGGCTTCGTGCTGCTCGACGTACGCAGTCCCGCGCTGTTCACGCAGGGACACCTGCCGGGCGCGCTCAATCTGCCGCACGGCAAGATCGTCGCGTCGAAGCTCGCGGCCTATGCGCTGGACACTTTGTTCGTTACGTACTGCGCGGGCCCGCACTGCAACGGTGCAGCGCGCGGCGCACTGCGGCTCGCCCAGCTCGGGCGGTCCGTCAAGCTGATGGCAGGCGGCATCACCGGCTGGCTCGACGAGGGCTTCGCGCTGAGCCGTCACGACGCCGATTCGGCGTCCGATCCGCGCTCCGATGCATAG
- a CDS encoding helix-turn-helix domain-containing protein produces the protein MKAALEHVDFGRDCSVRVYHRRLSRIPFEWHHHPEYELTLTMNSQGKRYIGDSVASYGADDLVLVPPNLPHTWASNRSIDAAHPQVAIVVWFDGAWVRRLADVCPEYNGLCDVLRRAACGLAFGDGAGTRMREHLERLLSDKPRERLQAVLDVLDLLSQLPATPLTSPSAFDARSGAPTGHESDQINRVLALIETQFAHPLRLSALAKASGLSERSLTRHFTQHLGQSVGRYVTRVRIGHACRMLTETLAPVSVIATRSGFSNVANFNRQFKAAKDMTPVQFRQQFVGARHAENEMSPMLTERSPSLRRLHKKGNGKRLSRLSGAGRQSE, from the coding sequence ATGAAAGCCGCTTTAGAGCACGTGGATTTTGGTCGGGACTGTTCGGTCAGGGTTTACCACCGCCGGCTGTCCCGCATCCCTTTCGAATGGCATCACCATCCCGAGTACGAGCTGACGCTGACGATGAACAGTCAGGGCAAGCGGTATATCGGAGACTCCGTCGCGAGTTACGGCGCCGACGATCTCGTGCTGGTTCCGCCGAATCTGCCGCACACGTGGGCCTCGAACCGCTCGATCGACGCGGCGCACCCGCAAGTCGCGATCGTCGTATGGTTCGACGGCGCGTGGGTGCGGCGACTCGCCGATGTCTGCCCCGAATACAACGGACTATGCGACGTGTTGCGCAGAGCGGCCTGTGGCCTCGCGTTCGGGGACGGTGCCGGGACGCGCATGCGCGAACACCTCGAGCGCCTGCTGTCCGACAAACCGCGCGAACGCTTGCAGGCGGTGCTCGACGTGCTGGATTTGCTGTCGCAGCTTCCCGCCACGCCGCTTACGTCCCCGAGCGCATTCGATGCGCGGTCCGGCGCGCCGACTGGCCATGAATCCGATCAGATCAACCGCGTGCTCGCGTTGATCGAAACGCAGTTCGCGCATCCGCTTCGACTTTCTGCGCTTGCCAAGGCGTCGGGGCTTTCCGAGCGCTCGTTGACGCGGCATTTCACGCAGCATCTTGGCCAGAGCGTCGGGCGATACGTGACGCGCGTGCGAATCGGACACGCGTGCCGGATGTTGACGGAAACGCTAGCGCCCGTTTCCGTCATTGCGACGCGGTCCGGATTTTCGAACGTGGCGAATTTCAATCGGCAGTTCAAAGCCGCGAAAGACATGACACCGGTTCAATTCAGGCAGCAGTTCGTGGGCGCGCGGCATGCGGAGAATGAAATGTCACCGATGCTCACTGAGCGCTCGCCTTCTCTTCGGAGACTTCACAAGAAAGGGAACGGCAAGCGGCTGTCTCGGCTGTCAGGAGCGGGCCGGCAGTCCGAATGA
- a CDS encoding putative bifunctional diguanylate cyclase/phosphodiesterase encodes MQSSYNFWLVTISFAVATLASYTALNLTGRIFLLATAPRRHAWRLGGALALGVGIWSMHFVAMLAFSLPIPLGYDLATTACSLALAIGASYLALSLTTQQRLTPGRLLTGGVVMGIGIAGMHYTGMAALRMAPAIHYRPGWFAASIAIAVGASSAALWMARALSNEQQRHIASKRLAAALVMGIAISGMHYAGMAAADFAPGAICGAANGMHAQWLATSVILLTFAVLIVTLMLTRFDVRTTLLLGAVSKLNGQIVRLATLDVLTGLPNRATLTERIERAISGARRQRTTFAVLFMDLDGFKTINDSLGHSAGDAVLSAFAQRLQQCVRSSDTVARLGGDEFVVLAEELGSAADAAALADGVLERMRQGTWSDEQPLQVMPSIGIALYPRDGDSVETLLKHADAAMYEAKRAGRGTYRFFERAMNEAATRTLKIQQVLHEAFANDRFSLMFQPKFHGGGDALAGAEALIRLHDPELGALTPLEFIPVAERSGQIVQIGYWVVRETCRRIRGWIEQGLPTMKVAINLSPRQLLQPELVETILDIVSAEGVACEQIMFEITETVAMQDAARTVEVIRAFQQCGFDISIDDFGTGYSSLAYLQRFRAKQLKIDRFFTHGLDANGTAGSAIVSAIIALAHSLEMDVVAEGVETQSQLDKLRSMMCDEMQGFLLGQPISADDFGEMLRARMMTA; translated from the coding sequence ATGCAGAGTTCTTACAATTTCTGGCTCGTGACGATTTCGTTCGCGGTCGCGACCCTCGCGTCATACACCGCGCTCAATCTGACAGGCCGCATCTTTCTGCTCGCCACGGCGCCCCGGCGGCATGCATGGCGGCTCGGCGGCGCGCTGGCGCTCGGCGTCGGCATCTGGTCGATGCACTTCGTCGCGATGCTCGCGTTCTCGCTGCCGATCCCGCTCGGCTACGACCTCGCAACAACCGCCTGTTCGCTGGCCCTCGCGATCGGCGCCTCGTATCTGGCGCTCTCCTTGACGACCCAGCAGCGCCTGACGCCGGGCCGGCTGCTGACGGGCGGCGTGGTGATGGGCATCGGTATCGCCGGCATGCATTACACCGGAATGGCGGCGCTGCGCATGGCGCCCGCGATCCACTACCGACCGGGATGGTTCGCGGCCTCGATCGCAATCGCGGTTGGCGCGTCGAGCGCCGCGCTGTGGATGGCGCGCGCGCTCAGCAACGAACAGCAGCGCCATATCGCGAGCAAACGTCTCGCCGCGGCGCTGGTGATGGGCATCGCCATCAGCGGCATGCACTACGCCGGCATGGCCGCCGCCGACTTCGCGCCCGGCGCGATCTGCGGCGCGGCCAACGGCATGCACGCGCAATGGCTCGCCACCTCGGTGATCCTGCTCACGTTCGCGGTCCTGATCGTCACGCTGATGCTGACCCGCTTCGACGTGCGTACCACCCTCCTGCTCGGCGCGGTGTCGAAGCTGAACGGCCAGATCGTGCGCCTCGCGACGCTCGACGTGCTCACGGGCCTGCCGAACCGCGCGACGCTGACGGAGCGGATCGAACGCGCGATTAGCGGCGCGCGCCGCCAGCGTACGACGTTCGCAGTGCTGTTCATGGATCTCGACGGCTTCAAGACGATCAACGATTCGCTCGGCCACTCGGCCGGCGATGCGGTGCTCTCCGCGTTCGCGCAACGCCTGCAGCAATGCGTGCGTTCGAGCGACACCGTCGCGCGGCTCGGCGGCGACGAGTTCGTCGTGCTCGCGGAGGAGCTCGGGTCCGCCGCCGACGCGGCTGCGCTCGCCGACGGCGTGCTCGAGCGGATGCGCCAGGGCACCTGGAGCGACGAACAACCGCTGCAGGTGATGCCGAGCATCGGCATTGCGCTCTATCCGCGCGATGGCGACAGCGTCGAGACGCTGCTCAAGCATGCGGATGCCGCGATGTACGAAGCGAAGCGCGCCGGCCGCGGCACCTACCGCTTCTTCGAACGCGCGATGAACGAGGCCGCGACGCGCACGTTGAAGATCCAGCAGGTGCTGCATGAAGCCTTCGCGAACGATCGTTTCTCGCTGATGTTCCAGCCGAAGTTTCATGGCGGCGGCGACGCGCTCGCGGGCGCCGAGGCGCTGATCCGTCTGCACGATCCCGAGCTGGGCGCGCTGACGCCGCTTGAATTCATCCCGGTCGCCGAGCGTTCCGGACAGATCGTGCAGATCGGCTACTGGGTCGTGCGCGAAACCTGCCGGCGCATTCGCGGCTGGATCGAACAGGGCCTGCCGACGATGAAGGTGGCGATCAACCTGTCGCCGCGTCAATTGCTGCAGCCGGAGCTCGTCGAGACGATCCTCGACATCGTCAGTGCCGAGGGCGTCGCGTGCGAGCAGATCATGTTTGAAATCACCGAGACCGTCGCGATGCAGGACGCCGCGCGCACCGTCGAAGTGATCCGCGCGTTCCAGCAGTGCGGCTTCGACATCTCGATCGACGACTTTGGCACCGGTTATTCGAGCCTCGCGTATCTGCAGCGCTTCCGGGCGAAGCAGTTGAAGATCGACCGCTTCTTCACCCACGGTCTCGACGCGAACGGCACCGCGGGCAGCGCGATCGTGTCGGCAATCATCGCGCTCGCGCACTCGCTCGAAATGGACGTGGTCGCCGAGGGTGTCGAAACGCAATCGCAACTCGACAAGCTGCGCTCGATGATGTGCGACGAGATGCAGGGCTTCCTGCTCGGCCAGCCGATCAGCGCCGACGACTTCGGCGAAATGCTCAGAGCGCGAATGATGACCGCGTAG
- a CDS encoding aspartate carbamoyltransferase, whose amino-acid sequence MSVPQQAFLRDAMRRLNMTRDTFANRIGVSRRALDTWLLPDDSQESRAMPEIVERFVSEIVASSEPGEGYTQSVDSQSLASQMLFEGKPQLLSVDQFSRDAVEALFRVADIMQPIAQRRKISRVLEGAVLGNLFFEASTRTRVSFGAAFCRLGGSVCDTTGFTFSSMAKGESIYDTSRVMSGYVDALVIRHPEQGSVAEFARATNVPVINGGDGPGEHPSQALLDLYTIQREFSRLGKIVDGAHIALVGDLKYGRTVHSLVKLLALYRGIKFTLISPPMLEMPGYIIEQISRNAHVIEQTHDLHTGLRGADVVYATRIQKERFTNESFEGYTPDFQINQALVDSVCGADTLIMHPLPRDSRPGANDLSTDLNHDSRLAIFRQTDNGIPVRMAIFAVLLGVDKQVQHSMRDAAWRPPAYLGPDDAVFHGID is encoded by the coding sequence ATGAGCGTTCCGCAACAAGCCTTCCTACGCGATGCGATGCGTCGCCTGAACATGACGCGCGACACGTTCGCGAACCGTATCGGCGTGTCGCGCCGGGCGCTGGATACGTGGCTGCTGCCGGACGACTCGCAAGAATCGCGGGCGATGCCGGAAATCGTCGAGCGCTTCGTGTCGGAGATCGTCGCGAGCAGCGAGCCGGGGGAAGGATATACGCAAAGCGTAGATTCGCAATCACTCGCGAGCCAGATGCTGTTCGAGGGCAAACCGCAACTGCTGTCGGTCGATCAGTTTTCGCGCGACGCGGTCGAGGCGCTGTTTCGCGTCGCCGACATCATGCAGCCGATCGCGCAGCGCCGCAAAATCTCACGCGTGCTCGAAGGCGCGGTGCTCGGCAATCTGTTCTTCGAGGCGAGCACGCGTACCCGTGTCAGCTTCGGCGCGGCGTTCTGCCGACTCGGCGGCTCGGTGTGCGACACCACCGGCTTCACGTTTTCGTCGATGGCGAAGGGAGAATCGATCTACGACACCAGCCGTGTGATGAGCGGCTATGTCGATGCGCTGGTGATCCGCCACCCGGAGCAAGGCTCGGTGGCCGAATTCGCGCGCGCGACCAACGTGCCGGTGATCAATGGCGGCGACGGTCCCGGCGAACATCCGAGCCAGGCGCTGCTCGATCTCTACACGATCCAGCGCGAGTTTTCGCGTCTCGGCAAGATCGTCGACGGCGCGCATATCGCGCTGGTCGGCGACCTGAAGTACGGACGGACCGTGCATTCGCTCGTGAAGTTACTGGCACTGTATCGCGGCATCAAATTCACGCTGATCTCCCCGCCGATGCTCGAAATGCCGGGCTACATCATCGAGCAGATCTCACGCAACGCTCACGTGATCGAACAAACGCACGACCTGCACACCGGTCTGCGCGGCGCCGACGTCGTGTACGCGACGCGCATCCAGAAGGAGCGCTTCACGAACGAATCGTTCGAGGGCTACACGCCCGATTTCCAGATCAACCAGGCGCTCGTCGACAGCGTGTGCGGCGCCGACACGCTGATCATGCACCCGCTGCCGCGCGACAGCCGCCCCGGCGCGAACGATCTGAGCACCGATCTCAATCACGACTCGCGGCTCGCGATTTTCCGGCAAACCGACAACGGCATCCCGGTGCGGATGGCGATTTTCGCGGTGCTGCTCGGTGTCGACAAGCAGGTCCAGCATTCGATGCGCGATGCCGCGTGGCGCCCACCGGCCTACCTCGGTCCGGACGACGCGGTGTTTCACGGGATCGATTAA